Proteins co-encoded in one Verrucomicrobiota bacterium genomic window:
- a CDS encoding phosphate ABC transporter substrate-binding protein gives MHSWACMQLTSLGALCLCLAWAGFFEPPALAATLKINGSTTVHPPVAEAAEILRSERRMNIQVDTQGGSPGGISAVGDGRAHIGMSSKPLSDTDRAKYPRARFKSIHVGADAVALIVSKDVWDGGVRALSSAQARDIYEGRVRNWKEVGGPDRRIVFFNKEPGRGTWEVFVHWLYGDAKKAPRVSFPEVGGNEEARLKVASTRGALSQLSATWADGRSVFALGIQRDDGNVVWPKAENIATGEYPMSRPLFLLTDGDPAGEAREFVEFVLSPRGQALVRRHGYLSLDQLKP, from the coding sequence ATGCACAGTTGGGCATGTATGCAACTCACAAGCCTGGGCGCGCTCTGCCTCTGCCTGGCATGGGCGGGCTTTTTTGAGCCGCCCGCCCTCGCTGCCACCCTGAAGATCAACGGATCGACCACGGTCCATCCACCGGTGGCCGAAGCCGCGGAGATTCTGCGGTCAGAGCGGAGAATGAACATCCAGGTGGACACGCAGGGCGGAAGCCCGGGTGGCATCTCCGCGGTAGGCGATGGACGCGCGCACATCGGGATGTCGTCCAAGCCGCTGAGCGACACGGATCGCGCGAAGTATCCCCGGGCCCGCTTCAAGTCGATCCACGTCGGGGCGGACGCGGTGGCGTTGATTGTGTCGAAGGACGTCTGGGACGGGGGCGTGCGGGCATTGTCGAGCGCGCAGGCGCGAGACATCTATGAGGGCCGCGTGCGGAACTGGAAGGAGGTTGGAGGCCCGGACCGCCGCATTGTGTTTTTCAACAAGGAACCCGGGAGAGGAACTTGGGAGGTGTTCGTCCATTGGCTCTACGGGGACGCGAAGAAGGCGCCGAGGGTCAGCTTTCCGGAGGTCGGTGGGAATGAGGAGGCGCGGCTGAAGGTTGCCTCCACCCGGGGCGCGTTGTCGCAGCTTTCGGCCACGTGGGCCGACGGGCGGAGTGTGTTCGCGCTGGGCATCCAGCGGGACGATGGGAACGTGGTGTGGCCCAAAGCCGAGAACATCGCGACCGGTGAATATCCGATGAGCCGACCGCTATTTCTGCTGACCGACGGCGATCCGGCCGGCGAGGCGAGGGAGTTTGTGGAGTTTGTCCTGAGTCCGCGCGGCCAGGCGCTGGTGCGCAGGCATGGCTACCT
- a CDS encoding winged helix-turn-helix transcriptional regulator, whose product MPTSACIPLLKALADETRWRIVSELLSAPRNVGELVERLGVSQYNISKHVRILREAGIVETERDGKHVHCRVAEDFRKQMARNRTGLDLGCCTFRFDAPRRRGPVHPDVAGDAGRARPSRRAAGA is encoded by the coding sequence ATGCCGACGTCCGCATGCATCCCGCTGCTGAAGGCGCTGGCGGATGAAACCCGCTGGCGCATCGTGAGCGAATTGCTGTCCGCACCCCGAAACGTCGGCGAGCTCGTCGAGCGGCTCGGCGTTTCCCAATACAACATCTCCAAGCACGTCCGGATTCTGCGCGAGGCGGGCATTGTGGAGACAGAGCGCGATGGCAAGCATGTCCATTGCCGGGTCGCGGAGGATTTTCGCAAGCAAATGGCGCGCAATCGGACGGGGCTCGACCTGGGTTGCTGCACGTTTCGCTTCGACGCGCCGCGCCGTCGCGGCCCGGTGCATCCCGATGTTGCCGGTGATGCAGGTAGGGCGCGTCCGTCCCGGCGCGCCGCCGGAGCATGA